CGTAGCTCGCCAGCGCCGCCTGCAGGTCGTCGTACCAGTCGGCGCTAACGGTCCTGGTCCGCGGGGTGAGCGAGGTCGGGTCCTCGGGGTCCTCACGGGCGTGGGCGTAGACGATTCGGACGGCCTCCCCCTTCGAGCCCTCAAACCCCTCGGTAGCGAGATGGCTGGCGCTCGCGGCGCCGATCCCGCCGGCGCCCAACGCCTTGACGAACCGCCGCCGGCTCACGCGGGGGCGGTCGTACTCACCCCCCGAGCTGCTCCCCTCCATTCCTCCCTTCCTGTGGCCCCATACGTTCTTCTCGTACTTCAGTCAATCTCAGTGCGTGATAGTATCTCACAGTAACTATTGTGCTCGAGGCCCTGCTACGGAGAATGGGCCCGGGGGTCTCGCGGCGGACCAACGCGAACTACCGCGGCGAGGACGAGGCGGGCGACATCTCGAGCGGGGTGCTGATCGAGATCGAGGTCGGGTCGGCGACGGCACAGCGTTACTGATCGGGCACACCACCGTCTACGCCCGGTTCCCGGTACGGAGGAAAAGGCCAGCGGAGGGTCGGCCCCGTTTCGTTCAGCCCGGAACGTTGTTTCGAATACGGTTATACAGTTAAGCGGGCGCGCGGAGTGAGGTTCATCCGATGCAGAACCGACTCCTCCGGGAGCGTTTGGCCGAGACCAGCACCCTCTGTACGTTCCTCGGTCTCCTCGTGATGACCGTCAAGCGGGTTCTCGCGGGGCTCGAGATCGTCGACCTCGCCCCCTGGGGGTTTTACGTGGGGCTGGCGTTTCTGGCGCTCGCCTCGCTCGCCCTGTTCGGGACGGTCTATCTCGACGAGCAGTACGCCGACGGTTCCTATCAGGACCGCCGGGAGACGGGCCGGGTCGGCGACCGGTAGCTCCTTCCGTCGTTTCGACCCGGCGCCGGTTCGTCGACCACCGTGCCGGCAGCCCGCTCCGGAGGCACCTCAGGAGTCGTCCAGAACGTCGTCGATCATCGTCTCGGACATGTTCGCGACCGTTCGGTCCCCCGTCTTGATCTCCTGCATCACGAACGTCGAGGAGGTCTCGTTGACCCCGTCGATCCCGACGATCTTGTCGATCAGTTCGTTCATCTGGGCCCGGTTCTGAACGCGTGAATGGACGATGAAGTCCGTATCACCCAGCGTGTAGTACACCTGGTAGACGCCGTCGATCCCGGCGAGCGCTTCGCCGATGTCCTCGGCGTAGCCGGACTCGTGGGCGACGGACACCTCCGTGATGATCAGCAAGGAGAGGCCGAGCGCGAGCGGGTCCACGTCCGCCGACGTCGACGTGATGACGCCGGAGTTCTTGAGCTTCTTCAGCCGGTAGTGGATCGCGGATCTCGAGAGATCGAGCGTGTCCGACAGCTCCTCCAAGTTGACGTCGCTATCCCGTTCGACGCGTTCGAGAATCGCCAAATCGGTTTCGTCCAGATCGACCGCGTCCCGATCCTCGCTCTGCATGGTAGTCATAGCGGCGGACGGGGTTGAATGTCTGTTGGTGGGCGGCGGTTCGCGTCGGCAGGGACGCCCGATCCCGTCGCGCTGGTCCGCGGACCGGATCCCCACCGGCGTTTCGGCCTCGAATCGGACTCGTTTCTATAATAATGGTTAATTAAGAACATTGTACACATACGATCGCGATCATTCCCTAATATTTAACCACTACGTTGCAATGGGAGGAACTATGGTAACAACTGTCGGGAGTGGGTTCTCGATGACCGGAACGCGAACGGGGGGGACTACTGGGGGTGGTGGGTATCCCCACGATAGCTGAGGTCGCCTTCGCCCTCCTGCCCCTGCTGATCGTCGGAGCCCTTCTGGTGGTGTTCCTCTGGCCGGCGACGCGGGCGACGCCGATCGCGTGGGGGAGCGCCGTCGTGATCGGCTACTTCGTCTGGGGCAACCCGGTCGAATACCTCGCCGGTGCGTCCATCGTGGGCGCGATGACCGCCTTCGAGATCCTGTGGATCATCTTCGGGGCGCTGGTCCTGCTGTACACGTTGATGGAGGCCGGCGCGTTCGACAGGATCAACGAGGGGTTCGTCACGGTGTCCGACGATCGGCGGGTGCAGATCGTCCTGCTCGGCTTCTTCCTGACCACGTTCATCGAGGGCGCAGCGGGGTTCGGATCGGCGGCGGCGGTCGCGGCACCGCTGATGCTCGCGCTCGGGTTCCCGGCTCTCGCCGCCGTCGTGGCGGCGTTGATCGGTCACACGATCGCCGTCACCTACGGCGCCGTCGGAACGCCGATCAACATCGGCGTTCAGTCCCCCCTGGAGATCCATCAGGAAACGATCATGGAGGAGGGAGGGATGAGCCTGACCGAGTACGCGATCGAGGTCTCGGCGTGGGCGGCCACTTATCACGCCATCATCGGGTTCGTCATGCCCCTGTTGGCCGTCGGAATGGTCGTTTACTTCTTCACTCCGGAGGAGGACCGATCGCTCGGGCCGATACTCGAGGTCGCACCGCTGTGTCTGTTCGCGGGGATCACCTTCGTGATCCCCTACTGGCTCTCGGCCTGGTTTCTCACCTACGAGTTCCCGGCGATAATCGGCTCGATGATCGGGGGTGCGGTGACCGTGGCGGTCCTCCGCGCGGGATACCTCCGACCGGACGACGACTGGGGGTTCCCGCCCCGCGAGGAGTGGCCCGACCACTGGGTCGGGAGCATCGAACCCGGGGCCGACACGAACGGGGAAAGCGAAGCGAGCACCGCCACCTCGATGTCCCTGCTGCGTGCGTGGGCACCGTACGTCCTCCTCGTGATCCTGCTCGTCCTCACGCGGATCATCGACCCCGTCGCGGACCTCCTGGTCGAGACGCCCGCCTTCGTCATCGACTGGACCGCGATCTTCGGATACGAGGCCCTGGAAGCCGAGATCGAGTGGGTCAACGCCCCCGGGTTCTGGTTGCTGGTCAGCGCCCTGATCGCGGTCCCGCTCTACGACATGGACGCTACCCAGGTCACCTCGGCCTGGGCCGAGGCCGCGCGGAAGATAACCGCCCCGGTGATCGCGCTCGTGTTCGTCATCGCGATGGTCGAGATCATGATCAGCTCCGGCGGCGCGCCGAACGCACCCGAGGTCGGCAGCATGATGGACGTCCTCGCGACCACGACCGCGGACGTAGCGGGGCCCGTCTATCCGGCGATCGTCGCGCTGATCGGCGCGCTCGGCGCCGGCATGGCGGGCTCCAACACGGTCTCGAACATCACCTTCGGCAGCTTCCACTTCACCGCCGCACAGGAGCTCGGGCTACCGACGCAGATCATCGTCGCGGCACAGACCGTCGGCGGCGCCATCGGAAACATCGTCGCGATCCACAACGTCGTCGCCGCGTTGGCGACCGTCGGCCTCGTGGGCCAGGAGGGTCACGTGATCAGGTTCAACCTGGTGCCGGTGCTCTACTACACGGTCTGTGCGGGGGTCCTGTCGCTCCTCTTCGCGTACGTCCTCTTCCCGAACGTGTTCTGAACCGGATGCCGGTCGGAACCGGTTCCGAACTCGTGGCCGTACTATCGACTACAGGGAGTCGGCTAGGACCGGCGAGGGCTGTCCGGCGCGAGCGCGTCGTCGTACAGCTCGATATATAGCTCCCTGATCTCCTCCTCGGTCGGCTTGCGGGGGTTGTTCGCGGGCGAGCCGGAGTTGATGGCGTCCTCGGCCATCTCGTCGACGATCTCCAGGTACTCGTCGCGGGGCGGAACGTCGCCGTGGTCCTCGAGATAGCCGGTCAGGTCGGCGTCCTCACAGAGCGCGAGAACGGCGTCGCTCGCCCGTTCGGCCGCCCCCCGATCCGGGGTGTCCTCGTCGACGTTCCCCATCAGGCGCCCGATCTCCGCGTACTTCTCCGGCGCGCCGATCACCGAGAACTCCATGACGTACGGGAGCAGGAGGGCGTTGGCCAGCCCGTGGGGGATATGTAGCTGCGCGCCGAGGGGTCGTGCCATCCCGTGGACGAGCGCCACCGAGGAGTTCGTGAACGCCTGGCCGGCCTGTAGCTGGCCGATCATCATCTCGGTTCGGGCCTCGATGTTCTCCCCGTTCGCCCAGGCCTTGGTGAACGAGTCCGAGATCCGCCGGATGGCGTTCCGGGCGAAATCGTCGGGGACGCTGTAGGACTTGATGGAGACGAACGCCTCGATGGCGTGGGTCAGGGCGTCGATACCCGTAAACGAGGTGTGGCTCCGCGGGAGGGAGACGGTCAGCTCGGGGTCCTCGATCGCGACCTCCGGAACGACGTTCTGCGAGAGGATGAGGAACTTGGTCGACGTCGACTCGTCGGTCACGACGACCGAGCGGGTCGCCTCGCTCCCGGTTCCCGCCGTCGTGTTCACCGCGATGAGCGGCGGGATCGGGTTGGGGACGCTCTCCTCGCCCGCCCTGTCGGTCCCGAACTCCCGGATGTCGCCCTCGTTGTTCGCCAGGATCCCGACTCCCTTCCCCGTATCGATCGACGAACCGCCGCCCAACGTGACGATGACGTCACATCCCTCGGTCTCCCAGAGGTCGTAGGCCTCCTCGATGTTCTCGACCGTCGGATCCGGCCGTACGTCCCTATAGAGGACCGGCTCTATGTCGTTTTCCGCCAAGGCGTTCTCCACCTTCTGGCCGTGTATGTCGTAGATCTCCTCGGAGGCGAGAATCAGGGGTTTCTCCCCGTACTGGTCCACGTACTCGCCGAGCTCCTCTACGGCCCCGGTACCGAGAACGACCTTGCTAGGAGATACCACTACCCTAGTTCCGCGGGTCGGAGTTGGATACTCCATGCGTATAGTCCCCTACCCACAGTCGATTATAGTCTTTTTTGATGACGGTGTTATGTGTTGAACCTCAATCGATAACCGATCGTATATATGCGATATTTTTCATCTACTCGCCGCCCGGGCCATGGAAGATGCCATATAAAATACAATGAATATATCTCGATATTAACTACAACTTCTTAGTAACTGGAGGATCAATAGAACTCTATGGCACAAACCAACGTCGATACTGAACTCGATAACGTCAACAACTACATCGGAGGGGACTGGACGGAGGCCAGCGGTTCGGGGAGCGAGGCGATCGTCGATTCGGCGGTCGGCGAGACGATCGCCCGGACGACGTTCAGCTCGGAGGACGACGTCAACCGGGCGGTCGATGTCGCGGCCGAAGCGTTCGAGGACTGGAGACAGCGGCCGGTCGAAGAGCGGATCCAGCCGCTCTTCCGGTTGAAAACCCTCCTCGAGGAGCACCAGGAGGAGATGGCGGAGGTCCTCGTGAAGGAACACGGGAAGACGAAGAAGGAGGCGATGGGCGAGATCCGGCGGGGGATCGAGAACGTCGAGGTCGCCTGTGGGATCCCGACGATGATGCAGGCCGGACACCTCCCGAACGCCGCGCCCGACATCGACGAGACCGCCGTCAGGAAGCCCCTTGGCGTGTTCACGGCGATCACCCCGTTCAACTTCCCCGCGATGATCCCGCTGTGGTTCCTCCCCTACGCCGTCGCCACCGGGAACTCGTTCATCCTCAAGCCCAGCGAGACAACCCCGCTGACCGCCCAGTACATCTTCGAGCTCATCGAGGAGGCGGGCTTCCCGGGCGGGGTCGTCCAGCTGGTAAACGGCGGTAAGGACACCGTCAACACGCTCCTCGAACACGACGACGTCGAGGGGGCGTCGTTCGTCGGGTCGACCCCCGTCGCCAAGCACGTCTACGAGACGGCCGCGGCCAACGGGAAGCGGGTGCAGGCCCAAGGTGGGGCGAAGAACCACATCATCGTCTCCGAATCGAGCGACATCGAGTTCGCCGTCGACCAGACGATCAGCTCGGCCTATGCGAACTCGGGTCAGCGATGTCTCGCGAACCCCTCGGCCGTCGTCCACGACGACGTCTACGACGAGTTCGCCGACCGGCTCGCCGAGGCGCTCGAGGACTACACCGTCGCAGGGGGCCTCGACGACGATGCCGATATGGGTCCACTCATCAGCGAAGAACATCGGGAGAACGTCTTGGAGTACATCGAGACGGGGGAGGAAGAGGGAGCGGAGCTTCTGTACGACGGGCGCGACGTCGACGTCCCGGACGACGGCTACTTCCTCGCGCCGACGCTCTTCGGCGACGTCGATCCCGAGATGACGATCGGGAAGGAGGAGATCTTCGGCCCGGTCCTGAGTCTGATTCGCGTCGCCGATTTCGAGGAGGCGATCGAGACCGTCAACCAGTCCCAGTTCGGGAACGCCGCCTCGCTGTTCACGGAGCGCGGCGCCGAGGCGAAGCAGTTCCGCCACGAGGTCGAGGCCGGTAATCTGGGCGTCAACACCGGGACGGCAGCGCCGATGGCGTTCTTCCACTTCGGCGGGTGGAAGGACTCGTTCTTCGGCGACCTGCACGCGCAGGGCGAGGACATGATCCACTTCTACACCGACGAGGCCGTCTACATCGAGCGGTGGCCCGACGCCTGATCCGGGCGTAGGCGATCCAGCTCCCCGATTTCTCGACCGGGAGCGCTCGAACCGCTCGGCATTCGCCCGCCGTAGTGGTTCCACCTCATCCGGTTCCCTGCACAACGGGGCCGGCTATCCCCGACCGGCCGTCCTCGCGTTCAGCTGTGCTCTCGGGGGCTGTAACGGTCGTCGATGGCGGACCTGACGCGCCGCGAGATTCCTGTACCGACTCCCGCCCCGAGGGAGGCTGTGGCTGTTGTGCGTCCTCCTCGCTGTAGTGACCGTCAGAACGGGTCGTCGAGGTATAGGAATCGGCCGAAGAATCCCGCTTACTTCATCCCTTGTCGCGGGAACTACTTAAACGGAAAACGGTCGAAGATCCGGAACGGATCTCAGCCCAGCAGATAGGTGAGCTTGGGGTAGCGCTCGGTCAGCGCTTCCCCACCGACGTCGAGCTCCTCGATGTAGCGGTCGAGCCCGAGGATCCGCCCGGCGCCGAAGGCCGCGATCGCCAGGAAGACGATCAGGTAGACCAGATCCGAGTTCACGAACCCGAGCGGGCCCGCGACGTCCCAGCTCGCCAGGTAGAACATCGACATCTGCATCGCTCCGCCCAGCGCCGCAAGCCGGACGAACGCGCCCGCCAACAGCGCGACGCCGATCAGTACCTGGGTGACCGGGACGACGATGTTCGCGAACTCGAGGAACGCGGGGCTGGCGGCCATCGCCTGGAAGACGCCCGCAAGCGGTCCCTCAGCACCCATCAGGTAGCCGCCGGCGTTGAACGGCTCGCCGGTGACCTTTCCGAGGCCAGCGCCGAGGAACGCCCCACCCATCACCAGCCGTAGCAGAACGACGAACCACGCGCTCAGTGCGTGGGGCGTCCCCTGAAGCGTTATGCCGCCGATCGTGCTCTTGAATCTGTTCGCGTCGTGTCGTGGAGTCTGTGTGGACATCGTCGGTCTTCCTCTTACAACTGGGAATAGGTTGGAAGTGGTGATAATAGGGCAACACGATTCTCATCGGCGGAGAATAACGTCTTGCTATTGCATAGCACGCCCGTTCCGATCCCACGGGGACCGGATGGGGTCGGTACGGAAGTGGTTCAGTACTCGATCGAGGCGAACACGACGAGGACGACGACGCCGGCGAGCACTGCGATGGCGAGGAACGCCTCGTCGAAGTAGCCCCGGTCGGCGATCGCCCCGAAGACGACCGGGCTCAGGGCCCCGAGGGCGATGTAGACCGTCCGGAGGGCGCCCAGGTTCGTCCCCTGCGTTCCGTCCGGGAGCCGCCGGGTGAGATCGGAGATCACGATCGTCTCGAACCCCAGCATGCTGCTTGCGAGCACGGTCAGAACGACGAACACCCAGACCTCCCCGCCGAACGGGAGCGCGCCGAGGGCCAGACTGGTCGTCCCCATGATCGCCAACAGCGGCGCCCGGACGCCGATGCTGTCGTATGCCCGGCCCGCGACCGGCTTGATCAGGATCCCGAGCGCGAAGAAGAGGCCGAACAGCACGGTCGCGACCTGCACGGCGAGGCCCTTCTCGTCGATCAGGTACGTCGGATAGAAGCCGATGAACGCCTGCATGATCACGCCCCACAGCACGAGCAGCACTGTCTGTCGCAGGACGATCGGGCGGGACAGCGTCGGAACGACGTCGTCGAGGACGAGATGCTCGCTCAGCGGCGTTCCGGTCCGCTCCCGGCTCGGAAGCGTCGCCCAGAGGCCGACCGCGGCGAGCACGAACAGCGGCACGGCGAACCCGAAGCCGTACTGCCAGGCGACCGTGACCGCGACGAACCCGGCCAGGGGTGGCATCACCGCGTTCCCGAGGTCGCCGGCGGCCATCGTCACCCCCGTCGCCGTGCCGAGCTGGTCGGGGTAGATCTCGTCGAGGATCGTGAACCGAGAGACGCCGTACAGCGCCGTCCCCAGACCGAACAGGGCCGTCGCTACGAACAGGACGACCGCCGAGTTCGCGACGACGACGAGCGTGAGCATCGTCGCCGCGAGCAGGGAGCTGGCGATCAACAGCAGGCGCTCGCCCGCCCAGTCGGCGAGGATCCCGCCGGGGAGCTGCCCGCCCGCGTAGGCGATCCAGAGGACCGTCAACAGGAGTCCGGCCGTCGTGAGCGTGAGCCCGTACGCGTCGCGGAGGTGGGGCAACAGCGCCGGGTAGATCATCCGGACGCTGATCGAGAGGAACCAGCCGAAGGCAACGGCGAGCAGCATCCGCCCGCGCCCGTCGCTCCGGAGGTCCGCGATCGCCCGTCTCGAGGCCGAGAGGTAGCGCAGGGACAGACCAGTCACCTACCTGCTCGTTTCCCGACGAGCTGTTCAGTCTTGTTGTTTCACGAGCGACGACGGGGACAGCGCCGGGCGGGCGCCACGAACCCGACCGCCTATGTGCTCGCCTCGGATACTCCCTGCATGGCTTCGCTCAGGGGTTCCGACGTCGTCGACGTCCGGCGCGACCTCCACGCCCATCCCGAGAGCGGGTGGACGGAGTTCCGAACGACGGCGCTGGTGGCCGAGGAGCTCGACAGGCTGGGCTATCGGCTCCATCTCGGGGCCGACGCCCTCGCCGTCGACGAACGCCTCGGGGTCCCCTCCGACGACGAGATCGCCGGCGCGGTGCGGCGGGCACGGGACGCGGGCGCACCCGAGCGCTACCTCGATCGGATGGACGGCGTGACGGGCCTGGTCGCCGAGAGGACCTACGGGGACGGCACCGGGCCGACCGTCGGGATCCGCGTCGACCTCGACGCGCTCGAGCGCCCGGAGGCGAGCGAGGAGTCACACCGACCCGCCCGGGAGGGGTTCGCGAGCCGCCATCCCGGTACGATGCACGCCTGCGGACACGACGGACATACGGCCATCGGGGTCGGGATCGCGCGGGCGATGGCGGACCGGTCCGACTTCGCCGGAACGCTGAAGCTGTTCTTCCAGCCGGCGGAGGAAGGGGGCCGGGGTGGGCTCCCGATGAGCCTCGGCCCCCATCTCGACGACGTCGAGTACTTCTTCGCGCTCCACCTCGGGCTCGGCAACGAGACCGGGACCGTCATCGCCGGCTACGACCGGCCCCTGTCGAACGCGAAGCTGGACGCGGTCTTCCGGGGCGAGTCCGCCCACGCCGGCAAGGCCCCCGAAAGCGGGAGGAACGCGCTGCAGGCCGCCGCGACGGCGATCCAGAACCTCTACGCGATCCCGCGGCACGCCGACGGCGCGACGCGGATCAACGTCGGGAACGTCGCCTCGCCGAACGCACAGAACGTCGTCTCCGAGCGGGCGGAGCTGCGCGTCGAGGTCCGCGGCGAGACCGCCGCCCTCAACGAGTCGATGCTCGAGCGGGCCCGACGGGTCCTGACCCACGCGGCCGGGATGCACGCAGTCGAGCTCGAAACGGAGCTCTACGGGAAGACGTCGACGTTCGTCAGCGACCGCGCCGCCGTCGACGTGGTGGCGGGGGCGGCCTCGGGCGCCGACGGCGTCGACGAGGTCGTCCGCCGGGAGCCGATCGGCGCGAGCGAGGACGCTTCGTTTCTCATCGATCGCGTCCAGACCGTCGGCGGCTACGGCACCTACATCGGGATCGGCGCGAGCAACGTCGCGGGCCACCACACCGCCCGGTTCGACATCGACGAAGCGGCGCTCGGGGTCGGAGTCGACGTGCTCGTTCGATCGGTGCTTCGCTGTGGGGCGAACGGCGACTGACTCCGCCGCCGATCGGTAGCGACGGAGAATCGCGTGAGAGGAGTTCGAGTCCCGATCACCGTCCGCCGTCCGGCAGCTTCGCCTCCTCGGGCCGTTCCGTCCGGACCTCCTCGACGAACGCGAGGAAGTTGTCGAACACCTGCTTGACCCCGCTTGCGGCCTCGTAGTTCTCCGCGTGGATCCCTGCGAGGACCTCCTCGATACGCTCGGCCGGAAGCTCGCCCTCCTTTCCCCTCGCGATCGACTCGGCGGTGGCCATGTCGTACTCGGGGTGGAACTGGACGGCGAACGTCCGGTCCTTCCGAAACCCGTGGATGCCGTACTCGTTCCTCGCGAAGACGGTCGCGCCCGGGGGCTCCTCCACGACGTGGTCGGAGTGGCTCGTGAACACCGTCATCCTCCCCCCGAGGCCCTCGAGGAGGCGGTTCTCCTCGTCCTGTTCGACCGTCCGGTAACCGAGCTCGTACTCGCCCATCGCCTTGACGCGACCGCCCATGACGTCCGCCAGCAGCTGGTGGCCGTAACAGACCCCGAGCGCGGGGACGCCGGCCTGGACGGCGTCGCCGACCCAGGTCTTCAGCCGGCCGATCCACTCCCGGTCCCAGTAGACCGACGCGCGCGAGCCGGTGACGACGAACCCGTCGTACCGGAAGTCGTCGGGAAGCTCTCCCGACGGGCAGTGAAACGCCTCCAGATCGGCGTCGAGCTCCCGCCGGAAGTTCCGTTGCGTCTCGGCGGCCTCGTGGGCAGCG
The sequence above is a segment of the Halalkalicoccus tibetensis genome. Coding sequences within it:
- a CDS encoding Lrp/AsnC family transcriptional regulator, with protein sequence MQSEDRDAVDLDETDLAILERVERDSDVNLEELSDTLDLSRSAIHYRLKKLKNSGVITSTSADVDPLALGLSLLIITEVSVAHESGYAEDIGEALAGIDGVYQVYYTLGDTDFIVHSRVQNRAQMNELIDKIVGIDGVNETSSTFVMQEIKTGDRTVANMSETMIDDVLDDS
- a CDS encoding L-lactate permease, which gives rise to MPTIAEVAFALLPLLIVGALLVVFLWPATRATPIAWGSAVVIGYFVWGNPVEYLAGASIVGAMTAFEILWIIFGALVLLYTLMEAGAFDRINEGFVTVSDDRRVQIVLLGFFLTTFIEGAAGFGSAAAVAAPLMLALGFPALAAVVAALIGHTIAVTYGAVGTPINIGVQSPLEIHQETIMEEGGMSLTEYAIEVSAWAATYHAIIGFVMPLLAVGMVVYFFTPEEDRSLGPILEVAPLCLFAGITFVIPYWLSAWFLTYEFPAIIGSMIGGAVTVAVLRAGYLRPDDDWGFPPREEWPDHWVGSIEPGADTNGESEASTATSMSLLRAWAPYVLLVILLVLTRIIDPVADLLVETPAFVIDWTAIFGYEALEAEIEWVNAPGFWLLVSALIAVPLYDMDATQVTSAWAEAARKITAPVIALVFVIAMVEIMISSGGAPNAPEVGSMMDVLATTTADVAGPVYPAIVALIGALGAGMAGSNTVSNITFGSFHFTAAQELGLPTQIIVAAQTVGGAIGNIVAIHNVVAALATVGLVGQEGHVIRFNLVPVLYYTVCAGVLSLLFAYVLFPNVF
- a CDS encoding iron-containing alcohol dehydrogenase translates to MVSPSKVVLGTGAVEELGEYVDQYGEKPLILASEEIYDIHGQKVENALAENDIEPVLYRDVRPDPTVENIEEAYDLWETEGCDVIVTLGGGSSIDTGKGVGILANNEGDIREFGTDRAGEESVPNPIPPLIAVNTTAGTGSEATRSVVVTDESTSTKFLILSQNVVPEVAIEDPELTVSLPRSHTSFTGIDALTHAIEAFVSIKSYSVPDDFARNAIRRISDSFTKAWANGENIEARTEMMIGQLQAGQAFTNSSVALVHGMARPLGAQLHIPHGLANALLLPYVMEFSVIGAPEKYAEIGRLMGNVDEDTPDRGAAERASDAVLALCEDADLTGYLEDHGDVPPRDEYLEIVDEMAEDAINSGSPANNPRKPTEEEIRELYIELYDDALAPDSPRRS
- a CDS encoding CoA-acylating methylmalonate-semialdehyde dehydrogenase, whose product is MAQTNVDTELDNVNNYIGGDWTEASGSGSEAIVDSAVGETIARTTFSSEDDVNRAVDVAAEAFEDWRQRPVEERIQPLFRLKTLLEEHQEEMAEVLVKEHGKTKKEAMGEIRRGIENVEVACGIPTMMQAGHLPNAAPDIDETAVRKPLGVFTAITPFNFPAMIPLWFLPYAVATGNSFILKPSETTPLTAQYIFELIEEAGFPGGVVQLVNGGKDTVNTLLEHDDVEGASFVGSTPVAKHVYETAAANGKRVQAQGGAKNHIIVSESSDIEFAVDQTISSAYANSGQRCLANPSAVVHDDVYDEFADRLAEALEDYTVAGGLDDDADMGPLISEEHRENVLEYIETGEEEGAELLYDGRDVDVPDDGYFLAPTLFGDVDPEMTIGKEEIFGPVLSLIRVADFEEAIETVNQSQFGNAASLFTERGAEAKQFRHEVEAGNLGVNTGTAAPMAFFHFGGWKDSFFGDLHAQGEDMIHFYTDEAVYIERWPDA
- a CDS encoding DoxX family protein encodes the protein MSTQTPRHDANRFKSTIGGITLQGTPHALSAWFVVLLRLVMGGAFLGAGLGKVTGEPFNAGGYLMGAEGPLAGVFQAMAASPAFLEFANIVVPVTQVLIGVALLAGAFVRLAALGGAMQMSMFYLASWDVAGPLGFVNSDLVYLIVFLAIAAFGAGRILGLDRYIEELDVGGEALTERYPKLTYLLG
- a CDS encoding MFS transporter, encoding MLLAVAFGWFLSISVRMIYPALLPHLRDAYGLTLTTAGLLLTVLWIAYAGGQLPGGILADWAGERLLLIASSLLAATMLTLVVVANSAVVLFVATALFGLGTALYGVSRFTILDEIYPDQLGTATGVTMAAGDLGNAVMPPLAGFVAVTVAWQYGFGFAVPLFVLAAVGLWATLPSRERTGTPLSEHLVLDDVVPTLSRPIVLRQTVLLVLWGVIMQAFIGFYPTYLIDEKGLAVQVATVLFGLFFALGILIKPVAGRAYDSIGVRAPLLAIMGTTSLALGALPFGGEVWVFVVLTVLASSMLGFETIVISDLTRRLPDGTQGTNLGALRTVYIALGALSPVVFGAIADRGYFDEAFLAIAVLAGVVVLVVFASIEY
- a CDS encoding amidohydrolase — its product is MASLRGSDVVDVRRDLHAHPESGWTEFRTTALVAEELDRLGYRLHLGADALAVDERLGVPSDDEIAGAVRRARDAGAPERYLDRMDGVTGLVAERTYGDGTGPTVGIRVDLDALERPEASEESHRPAREGFASRHPGTMHACGHDGHTAIGVGIARAMADRSDFAGTLKLFFQPAEEGGRGGLPMSLGPHLDDVEYFFALHLGLGNETGTVIAGYDRPLSNAKLDAVFRGESAHAGKAPESGRNALQAAATAIQNLYAIPRHADGATRINVGNVASPNAQNVVSERAELRVEVRGETAALNESMLERARRVLTHAAGMHAVELETELYGKTSTFVSDRAAVDVVAGAASGADGVDEVVRREPIGASEDASFLIDRVQTVGGYGTYIGIGASNVAGHHTARFDIDEAALGVGVDVLVRSVLRCGANGD
- a CDS encoding type 1 glutamine amidotransferase, translating into MDQPRIALLNAAHEAAETQRNFRRELDADLEAFHCPSGELPDDFRYDGFVVTGSRASVYWDREWIGRLKTWVGDAVQAGVPALGVCYGHQLLADVMGGRVKAMGEYELGYRTVEQDEENRLLEGLGGRMTVFTSHSDHVVEEPPGATVFARNEYGIHGFRKDRTFAVQFHPEYDMATAESIARGKEGELPAERIEEVLAGIHAENYEAASGVKQVFDNFLAFVEEVRTERPEEAKLPDGGR